Genomic window (Spirosoma sp. KCTC 42546):
GCTCATGGCTCTCTAAATACCTCGATGGTAACCTGCTTAAGTGGTTTATTCGAATTGAACTTCTGGTGGGTATTGTTGGCGGATGCAGTGCGCCGTTGCTGTTTGTCCTGTTTGATTATGTGGCCTCATTTCGGTTGGTGTTGTACACGTTGGTCGGGTTAACGGGTATTTTGGTCGGGCTGGAAATTCCACTGCTCATGCGCATTCTGGAGAACCAACTGTCGTTCAAAGACCTGGTTTCCCGTGTGTTTACATTCGATTACATTGGGGCACTGCTGGCATCGTTAATCTTTCCCCTGATTCTGATTCCGCAACTCGGCCTGATTCGCACCTCCCTGTTTTTTGGCTTACTGAATATCGGTGTGGCGGGGTTCCTGCTGTATCGATTTGCTGAAACCCGCGCATTCCGGCCTGGATTCACGATCGTACTAGTGGCCTCCGTTATTCTATTAACCGCTGGTTTTATTTATGCCGAACGCATCATGTCGTATGCCGAAGGCGTATCGTTTCAGGATACGGTTATTTACAGCAAAAGTACGCCCTATCAACGGATTGTGCTGACCCGGAACAACCGCGAACTCCGGCTTTATCTGAACGGCAATCTGCAATTCAGTTCGGCCGATGAGTATCGTTACCACGAGGCTCTTGTACATCCGGCCATGCAGGCGCGCCCCAACGCACAACGCGTACTGGTGCTGGGTGGGGGCGATGGAATGGCCGTGCGGGAACTGCTCAAATATCCGGCTATTCAGCACATTCGTCTGGTCGATCTGGACCCAGGAATGACGAGTTTGTTTCAGCAGAATGAAACACTACTGAAGCTTAATCAGCGGTCGTTGTTATCCCCTAAGGTGCAGGTTATCAATAACGACGCGTTTACCTGGATACGCCAGGACACCATCCACTATGACGTTATTATTGTGGACTTCCCCGACCCGTCGAATTATTCAATTGGCAAGCTTTACAGTACCACTTTTTATGCCGAGCTGGAAAAGCGGCTGGCACCCGATGGGCTAGTGGTAGTACAGTCGACGTCGCCTTATGTAGCTCGGAAATCGTTCTGGTGTATCCGGAACACGCTGGCAGCGGTTGGTTTTCAGACCATTCCTTACCATGCTTATGTGCCGTCGTTTGGTGAGTGGGGGTATGTGTTGGCGCTCCGCAATCGGCACTGGCGCGTAGATGGCCCACTGCCGAAGGGGCTTCGCTATACTAATACGGCTACCCTCCGGGATATGCTTTATTTTCCACCCGATATGTCGGAAGTGCCAGCAGCGGTCAATAAATTGAATAATCAGGTTCTGGTACAGTCGTTTGAAGAAGAGTGGGCACCTTATGGACAATAACGCTGACCAATACGAAGGGCCAACGGCCAGCCGACGCGAATTTTTGGTACAGGCAGGCCTTGGCGTGGGGGCCTTGATGATCGGCGCTACTGGATTACCTGCCTGCTCCCCATCACGTTCGAGTAGCCATATTAAAGGTGGGATGGTGGGTGCCAATCATCAGACTGGCCACAAACTCAGAGCAATTCCAGCATTACACAAGTTGCCGATTGCCGGGCAGCTAACGACCGATGTCCTCATTATTGGTGGCGGTGTTTCGGGCTTATCGGCACGGCGGTGGTTGCATCAGCAGGGCGTTCGGGAGGTGATGTTGGTGGAAATGGATACGCAAACGGGCGGCAACGCGGCCTATGGACAAAACGCCGTTTCTGCCTATCCATTTGGCGCGCATTACCTGCCAGTTCCGGATCTTCGGCATAAAGAACTGCTTGATTTCTTACAGGAGAGCGAGGTCTGTACAGGTTTCGATGCGGAGAAACGGCCGATATATAACGATTACTTCCTTTGTCACGATCCTGAAGAACGCCTGTTTATTAATGGTTTCTGGCAGGAGGGGCTTGTGCCGGAAACAGGTGTGCCGGAGATCGAAAAAGAGCAGATTCGGCGTTTTTTTGAAGTGATTGAACACTTCAGGCAGGCGAAAGGTACCGATGGGCTCGATGCGTTTACGATTCCACTCGACCGATCCTCTACCGATGCGCAGTTTCGCGCTTTAGACGCTATTTCATTTGCCGGTTATCTTGATAAAGAAGGATTTACGTCGCCGTACCTACGCTGGTATCTGACCTATTGCTGTCGTGATGATTACGGTGCCACATTAGAAACGACCTCGGCCTGGGCGGGGATCCACTATTTTGCTTCTCGGAAAGGACAAGCCGCTAACGCAACTGCGGCCTCAGTGCTGACTTGGCCACAAGGGAACGGATTTCTGGTCGATCAACTTCGGGCGCAGGCGGATTCGCCGATCCGACATAACCTATTGGGCTACGATCTGCAACTCAGTAGTTCTGGCGTGACGGTTCGAGCCTGCGATGTTGAGACTAATCATACCATCCTAATTCACGCGCGTAAGGTGATTATGGCAACCCCACAATTCATTACAAAACACCTGACTGGCTCTATTGATCCAGAGCGAACCAATCTGGCGGGTTTTCGATATGCCCCCTGGATGGTGGCTAATCTGACTATTTCAGGACTACCGCAGGGGAGAGGTATGCCGCTTTGCTGGGATAACGTGCTCTATAATACTCCATCGGTTGGCTACATTACCGCTAACCATCAGGACCTGCACGATACTCCTCAAAAAGTAATTACGTATTATAAACCACTCACTGATCAGGAACCGGACGCTGCCCGACGAACGGCATATACGACGACTTATGAACAATGGCTGGACCAGATTCTGAATGAATTAGAGATGGCACATGCGGGCATAACCCCTTATGTTTCGCAAGTGGATGTCTGGTTGTGGGGGCATGGTATGATTGCGCCATCACCCGGTTTTATTTGGGGAGCAGAACGCCAGCGGGCTCGTCAACCCATTGACAATCGGGTATTT
Coding sequences:
- a CDS encoding polyamine aminopropyltransferase, producing the protein MVSDEERVAVRPGLTSLHWLLLVSVFVISTCGLIYELVAGTLASYLLGDSVMQFSTIIGVYLFSMGIGSWLSKYLDGNLLKWFIRIELLVGIVGGCSAPLLFVLFDYVASFRLVLYTLVGLTGILVGLEIPLLMRILENQLSFKDLVSRVFTFDYIGALLASLIFPLILIPQLGLIRTSLFFGLLNIGVAGFLLYRFAETRAFRPGFTIVLVASVILLTAGFIYAERIMSYAEGVSFQDTVIYSKSTPYQRIVLTRNNRELRLYLNGNLQFSSADEYRYHEALVHPAMQARPNAQRVLVLGGGDGMAVRELLKYPAIQHIRLVDLDPGMTSLFQQNETLLKLNQRSLLSPKVQVINNDAFTWIRQDTIHYDVIIVDFPDPSNYSIGKLYSTTFYAELEKRLAPDGLVVVQSTSPYVARKSFWCIRNTLAAVGFQTIPYHAYVPSFGEWGYVLALRNRHWRVDGPLPKGLRYTNTATLRDMLYFPPDMSEVPAAVNKLNNQVLVQSFEEEWAPYGQ
- a CDS encoding NAD(P)/FAD-dependent oxidoreductase, with the protein product MDNNADQYEGPTASRREFLVQAGLGVGALMIGATGLPACSPSRSSSHIKGGMVGANHQTGHKLRAIPALHKLPIAGQLTTDVLIIGGGVSGLSARRWLHQQGVREVMLVEMDTQTGGNAAYGQNAVSAYPFGAHYLPVPDLRHKELLDFLQESEVCTGFDAEKRPIYNDYFLCHDPEERLFINGFWQEGLVPETGVPEIEKEQIRRFFEVIEHFRQAKGTDGLDAFTIPLDRSSTDAQFRALDAISFAGYLDKEGFTSPYLRWYLTYCCRDDYGATLETTSAWAGIHYFASRKGQAANATAASVLTWPQGNGFLVDQLRAQADSPIRHNLLGYDLQLSSSGVTVRACDVETNHTILIHARKVIMATPQFITKHLTGSIDPERTNLAGFRYAPWMVANLTISGLPQGRGMPLCWDNVLYNTPSVGYITANHQDLHDTPQKVITYYKPLTDQEPDAARRTAYTTTYEQWLDQILNELEMAHAGITPYVSQVDVWLWGHGMIAPSPGFIWGAERQRARQPIDNRVFFAHSDLSGISIFEEAFYQGIRAAQEVTKA